The Mycobacterium sp. EPa45 genomic interval CGTCGATCTGCTCGAACAACGCGTCCTGGGCCGCGGCGGGCAAGTACGGAAGCAGCCCTTCCGCCGACCATGCGGTCGGGGTGGGCGGATCGAAACCGGCCTGCCGCAATGCAGTTGGCCAGTCATGACGCAGATCGACAGCGACCGCGGCATACTCGGCGGCAGGCTTTGCGTGGTGTTCGGCGAGCACCCGTTCTTTGAACTCGAGCACCTTCGGTTGGTCGATCTCGTACACAGTCGTGTCGCTGATCCAGGGCAGCCGCCAGGCGCGGGTGTCGAGGCCGGCGGCCAGGATCACGGCCTGGTCCAGTCCGTTGGCGCCGGCGGTGGTGAAGAAGTCGTCGAAAAACTTGGTGCGCGAGGCGATGTAGGCCGCCAGGGCCTGTACTCGCACCGGGTTGTCGACCAGAATCGGTGAGCGCCAGCCCGCCTCGACGGCGGCCTCGATGAAGAAGTGCGCGTACGGGTCGAGGTAGAGCGGGCATTCGGCGTCGGTCTCCGCCGCTCGCGCGCGGGCCACGCTCAATGCGGTGGCGCCGACGCCCTCGGTGATGTCCCAGCTGTCGTCGTCGGTTCGGCTCACGGCTCCCGCTTCGCTCCCTCGGTGTTATCGTCACGCATCTCGTCGACCGTCAGCTCGTCACTGACCTTTTGCTCACGGTAGGCCAGTTGCCCGACGCGGTGCGCGATCACGGGCGCGGTTATCAGAGTGAACAACGCGGTCAGGACGAGCATGCCGACGTCGACGTTGCCGGACAGCCGGATCGTCGCGCCTCCGAGCACCAGCACCAGGCCCAGCACCTGCGGTTTGGTTGCTGCGTGCATGCGGGTCAGGGTGTCCGGGAAGCGCAGCACGCCGATGGCCGCGGTCAGCGCCAGCGCCGAACCGGCCAGCACCAGCACGCCGGCCAGCACATCCTGGACATTCATGTGTCGTCCCGCCCCGCGGCGTCGGGCACCCGGAATCGGGCCACGCTCACCGAGCCCACGAAGCTGATCAACGCCAGCGCCGCCAGGCTGTAGGTGACGGTGGTGTCCAGGCTGAACGCCGCCCAGGTGCCGATGCCGCACATCGTGACCGCCACCAGGGTGTCGACCGCCACCAGCCGGTCCAGCGTGCTGGGCCCCAGTAGCAACCGGATCATCGTCACCGCGGCCGCCGCGACGAGCATCACGCCCGAAAGCACCCACACGATCGTCATGCGCGATCCGCCTCCGCTCCTCGCTCGGACGTCATGTCGTCACCATCTTCTTCGGATTCGCCTGCCGCAGGCTGCCATTCGGAGTCTCGCTCGAACGCGGCGATCAGCAGCCGTTCCAGCTGCGCCAGCTGCCGGTAGAACTGCTCCACCGAGCGCCGGGATCCCACGTCGAGCACGTGGACGTACACCAGCCGGCGAGTCTGATCTATCTCCAGCACGATCGTCCCCGGCGTGAGGTTCATGATGTTGACGCCCAAGGCCAGAACAAGATCCGACTTCAGCGCCAGGTGACCGCGCAGCACCGCCGACAGCGGTGGCTTACCCGGCCGGATCGCCAGCCAGGCCACCTGTACCGAGGACTGCATCAGCCACCAGGTGACGTGCAGCGCCAACCGCAGCAGCGACAGCGGATGCAACCGGCCCTGCACCGGCACCGGCGGCAGCGGCAGTAGAACCACGATCAGCAGTGCCACAGCCAGCCCGGAGAGCACGTTGGCTACCGACACGGTGCCCCAGAGCAGCAGCCACACCAACGTCAGCCACACCAGCGTCCACACCCGGAGCGCCCACAACCTCATCGGTGGCTCCCCAGCACTGCGGTGATGTACTGGCTGCGGTCGAGCACCTCGTTGGCAGCCCGGTCGGTGTAGCCGAAGATGGGGCCGGCCGCCACCGTCAGCGACAGCCCGACCGCGATCAAAGCCATTGTCGGAACGAGCATTCCGACAGGCATCCGGCCGACGTCCCCGCGGTCGTCGAAGGCGACGTCGTCGGAGTAATCGTCGAGCAGCACCGACGGTGCGGAGTCGGCGAGCGCACCTTCGGGTGCGTCGACACGCGAGCGCCAGAACGCCTTCGTCCACACCCGGGATACCACGTAGAGCGTCAGCAGGCTGGTCACCACCGACCCGGCGACCAGGAGCCAGGCCAACACCGATCCGTTGGCGGTGCCCGCCTGTAGCAGCGCCACTTTACCGATGAAGCCCGAAAACGGCGGGATACCACCGAGATTGAGGGCAGGCACGATGAAGACGAAGGCCAGCAGCGGGCTGGCGGCGGCCAGCCCACCGAGGCGGCGCAGCGTCGAGGCGCCGGCCTGCCGTTCGATCAGGCCGACGACGAGGAACAGGGTGGTCTGCACGACGATGTGGTGCGCGACGTAGTAGATCGCACCGGACATGGCCACGCGGCTGGACAGCGCGATGCCGAACACCATGTACCCGATATGACTGACGAGGGTGAACGACAGCAGCCGCTTGATGTCGCTCTGTGCGATCGCACCGAGAATGCCGACGAGCATGGTCAGCAGCGCCGCGACAAGCAGCACGTCGTCCAGCCGGCCCGCGGGGAACAGCAGTGAGTGTGCCCGGATGATCGCGTACACACCGACTTTGGTGAGCAGACCGGCGAACACCGCGGTGACCGGGGCCGGTGCGGTCGGGTAGGAGTCCGGCAACCACGACGAGAGCGGGAACACCGCGGCCTTGATCCCGAATGCCACCAACAGCACCGCGAAGATCGCGCTGCGGGTGCCGGTGTTGACGTCCTGCAGGCGCAGCGACAACTCGGCCATGTTCAGCGTCCCGGTGGCCGCATAGATGAGCGCGAGGCCGATCAGGAAGATCAGCGACGACACCATCGACACCATCACGTAGGAGATGCCGGCTCGCACCCGCTCCTTGCTGGCGCCGATGGTCAACAGCACGAAGCTCGCCGACAGCAGCACCTCGAACCCGACGTACAGGTTGAACAGGTCGCCGGCCAGGAACGCCGTACACACTCCGGCCGACAGCACCAGGTAGGTGGGCAGGAAGATCGACACCGGCTGGTGGGTGTCGCCGTCCCTGATGCCCTGACCGATGGCGTAGAACACGACGGCCAGCAGCACGATCGCCGACACCACCAACATCAGCGCCGAAAGCCGGTCGGCCACAAGCGTGATGCCCAACGGCCCCAGCCCCGCCTCGGTCGGGCCCCAGCCGCCGACATGCAGTGCCTGGGTGCCGTCGCGGTCGGTCAGGTACAGCAGCACCGCGCACACGGCCAGCACACCCGTCAGTGCGGCAAGCGTGATCAGTCGTTGCAGCCGCGGCTTGCGGCCGGCGATCAACGTCAGCGCCGCTGCCACCAACGGGATCAGCACGGGCAGCGGCATCAACACCGCAGCGGTGCTCATCGCGACCCGTCGTGCCCGGGCAGGGCGTCTAGTTCGTCGGGCTCGTCGGTGTCCAGCGCCGGCACATGCTTGGGTGCGTCTTCGTCGATCGCAGCAGCTTCGGAGTCGGAGAGCTTCGACACCCGGGCGTCCTCCGGGTCGTTGCCGACCTCTTCCTTCGTGGTCAACCGGAACGAGCGGTAGGTCAACGCCAGCACGAACGCGGCGATCCCCATCGCGATTACGATCGCGGTCAGGATCATCCCCTGCGCCAGCGGGTCAGCCGTCGTCCTCTCCGAGCCGCTGGTACGTCCGCGGATGGGCGGATTCCCCGTCTCACCGCCGACGGTGAGGATCAACAGGTTGACTGCGTTGCCAACCAGGAGCAGGCCCAACAGCATTCGGGTCAGGTTACGCGAAAGCAGTAGGTACACACCGCAACTGGTGAGACCGCCGATGATGATCAGCGGAACGAGGTAGACGATCATAACGCCCTCGCCCTCAGGGCGGGCCGCGACGCGGCGGCCAGTTCCTCGTCGATGCGCGCGCCGAGGCTGCGCAGCACGTCAAGCACCAGGCCCAAGACGATCAGATACACGCCGAGGTCGAAGAACAGTGCGGTCACGAACTTCACCGTGCCCAGCAACGGCAGGTGCAGCGAGATCACCGCCGAGGACAACGCGGGAGCGCCCAGCAGCATCGAGCCGACGGCGGTGCCGCCCGACAACGCCAGTCCCGCACCGAGGATCTTCCCGGCGTCCAATGGCAACGTCTCGCCGAGTTCGTAGCGGCCGCCGGCCAGGTAGCGCAGCACCAGCGCCAGGCCGGCCGTCAGCCCCCCGGCGAACCCACCGCCGGGGGTGTTGTGCCCGGTGAAGAAGAAGTAGACCGACAGCACCATGATCAGCGGGAAGATCAGCCGGGTCGCGACCTCGAGCACCAGCGAGCGGTTGCGCGGGTGGCGCAGCTCGCTGCCGCGCAGCCAGGTGGTGTCCCCGACGGCGGGGCTGTACGCCATCGCGGGCAGCGCCCCGATATCGGGCTGACCGGCGTCCGCTACTCGCGGCGCGGCGCCGAAGCGGCGGTGACGGAACACCAGCGACGCGACACCGGTGGCGGCGACCACCAGCACGGAGATCTCACCGAGGGTGTCCCAGGCGCGGATGTCGACCAGCAGCACGTTGACGGTATTCGATCCGTGGCCGCGGTCATAGGCGGCGTCCGGCAACAGGTCAGCGATGGGGGTGCCGGTGCGGGCGGCCATCGCGAACGTGGCCAGCGCGGTGACGGTGGCGCCGACGGCGAGCGCGAGCCCGACTCGGGGGAGGCGGAAGCGCCTGGACTCCTCGGCCTCCGCGGGCAGGGTGCGCAGCACCAGCACGAAGATCACCAGAGTCAGGGTTTCCACCAGGAATTGGGTCAGGGCCAGGTCGGGGGCGCCGTGGAAGGCGAAGATCGCGCCGCAGCCGTACCCGGTGATGCCGACCAGCAGCACGGCAGCCAACCGGTTGCGCATCACGGTGGCGGCCACCGCGGCGGCGAGGATGAGCAGGCCCACCACCGGCTGGACCAGTGAATCCCACAATCGCAGCTGGGGATGGTCGCGCGGACCGAAGGCCAGCACGACGACGGGGAACAACACCAGCGTCGACAGGATCACCGACTGGGTCACGGGAATCGATCCGCGCTGAGTGACGGCCGTGAGCCGCACCGAGGCGACGTCGGCGCCGCGAATCACCGCGTCGTAGATCCGGTCGGCGTTCCCGAGCGGAAGCCAGGAACCCAGCTGGGCCAGGCGCAGGCGCTCGCGGCTGACGAACGCCCCGATTCCGATCGCCAGCACCAGCGCCGAGAGCAGCAGCGGCAGGCCGAATCCGTGCCACAGTTCCAGCGTGTAGTGGCCGTCGTCGGCGCCGGCCGCCGGCATCGTCGCGGCGTAGCTGTCCAGGGTGGTGTCCAGGCGGCTGGGCACCAGACCGAAGACCAGTCCGGCCGCGGCGAGGACGGCCGGCGCCGCCAGGAACGCGGCGGGCGGGCGGTGGAGGTTGGCCACCAGGATGGTGGGACCGTGAGATCCCTTGCGCGCGAACGCACCCCACAGGAATCGCAGGCTGTAGATGGTGGTGAAGACCGACCCGGTCACCACGCCGGCGAGCACGACAGGTGCCCAGGCGCCAAGCGATTGGCTGTGCGCGAGGGTTTCGAAGTCGGCCTCTTTGGCGACGAACCCGAGGAACGGCGGCAACGCGGCCATGCTGGCGGCCGCGGCCGCGGCGATGACGAACAACCCGGGCATCCGGTTACCAAGCCAGGCCAGCCGGCGGATGTCCCGGGTGCCGGTCGAGTGGTCGATGACACCGACGACCATGAACAGCGCCGCCTTGAACAATGCGTGGGCGCACAGCATGGCCAGGCCGGCCAGCATCAGATCCCGACCGCCGGCACCGACCATCACGGTGAGGAAGCCGAGCTGGCTGACCGTGCCGAAGGCGAGGATCAGCTTGAGGTCGTTTTCGCGGACTGCACGCCAGCCGGCGAGCAGCATGGTCAGCACACCGAGCGTGATGACGGTGGGGCGCCAGCCCGGTGAGTCGGCGAACCCGGGCGTCAGCCGCGCGATCAGGTAGACGCCGGCCTTGACCATCGCGGCTGCGTGCAGGTACGCACTGACCGGGGTGGGCGCGGCCATCGCGCCGGGCAGCCAGAAGTGGAACGGCACGATCGCCGACTTGGACAGCGCGCCGACGAGCACGAGGACGATACCGACCGCGACGGCGGTGCCGTGCGGGGCGTCGGCGATCAGTTCGGAGAGCAGGTAGGTGCCCGCGGAGTGGCCGAGGATCACGATGCCGGCCAGCATCGCCAGGCCGCCGGCGGTGGTAACCAGCAAGGCCTGCATGGCGGCCCGACGGCTGGTGGCGCGTTCCGCGTAGTGCCCGACGAGCAGGAACGACAACACCGTGGTCAGTTCCCAGAATGTGTAGAGCAGGAGCATGTTGTCGCTGACGACCAAGCCGAACATGGCTCCGGAGAATGCGACGAGTTCCGCGGCGAAGCTGGGCAGCCGGTTCTCTTCGTGGCCGTCGCGGTGGTGGAAGTATTCCGCGCAATAGAACAGCACCAACGCGCCGATCCCCAGAACAAGCACGCTCATGATCGCGGTGAGGGTGTCGAAGCGCAGTGTGATGTTCATCGACAGTTCCGGGACCCACGGGATGTCGACAGTCGGGGCGGGTCGTCCGCTTTCGGGCCAGTTGAGCCCGACCCAGACCAGCGACCCCGCGGGCACCAGAGCCAGCGGGTAGAAGGCCAGTCGCCCCCATCTCCACACGAGCGCCGGCGCCACGGCGGCGGCTATCGCATGCGCGATCAGGATGGCGAGCATGGCACTCCGATGTTGTGACGCGCCAGCGCGTCGGTGATCTACCGGTCGGTCGGGGTGTCAGCCAAAGGTTTTCGGCTATGTCCTCAGTGCAGTCTACGTGGTTGACGGTGCGGCAGAATTGTCGGTCGGAGGCTCGTGCGGCTCAGCGTTGTGGTGCCGGTGCTGAAAGTGCCTGTTCGGCAATGCGTTTCAGCATGTGGCGGACGACCGCCCGGTGTCCGCCCGATCCGATCACCAGCGCTCGGTAGATGCTTCCCTTCACCCCCGGGAAGGCCGCGCGCGTCTGCGCCGCCACGCGGGTTCCGCCGTCGGTCTCCGATAGCAGGAAGGTCAATTCGTAGACCGCGAACCAGTGCCGGCCCGTGCACGCGAAGCGTTCCGGTTGCTCGGCGGCGCCGAGGACGAACCCGAACGGGACCGTCTCGGGGTCGTCGGGGTTGCTACACATCGTTGACAACACTGCGTGCCATGTCGTCGTCCGATCCGCATGGACGGTTATGGCATGCTCGTCGATATAGGGTAAACGTTCCATATAGAAGGACTGTACTAGATCATGGCGCCGCCGCGGAAGCACGGAACCGACGCGATCCTGGATGCGGCGCGCGGATTGATCCTGGCCGAGGGGCCGCGGGCGGCCAGCGTCGCTGCCATTGCCAAAGCCAGCGGCGCGCCGGTCGGCACCCTGTATCACCGATTCGGCAATCGCGACGGGGTCGTGACGGCGGTATGGCTGCGAGCGCTGGAGCGCTTCCAGGTCCGTGCGATGGCGGCGTCCGGCTCGGAGCCGATGGAGGTCGCGGTTCAGATGGCAGTGGCGGCGCTGGACTTTGCGCAGGACTGCAATGAAGATGCGCGGCTGCTGTTGGCCATCCGGCCGGGTGATCTGCGCGACGCCGAGCCCGCCCCGGACTTCACGGCGACGTTGGCTGCGATGAATGCTCCGCTGACCCATCGGGTTGCCGAGCTGGCCCGCCAGTTGTACGGGCGTGGTGACGCCCGCAGCGTCGACGCTGTCACGAGGGCGGTGGTCGACCTGCCGTACGCGGTGGT includes:
- a CDS encoding SAM-dependent methyltransferase, which gives rise to MSRTDDDSWDITEGVGATALSVARARAAETDAECPLYLDPYAHFFIEAAVEAGWRSPILVDNPVRVQALAAYIASRTKFFDDFFTTAGANGLDQAVILAAGLDTRAWRLPWISDTTVYEIDQPKVLEFKERVLAEHHAKPAAEYAAVAVDLRHDWPTALRQAGFDPPTPTAWSAEGLLPYLPAAAQDALFEQIDELSAAGSRLSVEAFGEVFYSAEQLARRQERMAQARRAAAEAGGPEVPDVTRLWYMEARTDVEKWLTERGWEVTATSAVDLMEHYKRPVPDDLEDPVPDTVLLDARKL
- a CDS encoding Na+/H+ antiporter subunit E, which encodes MRLWALRVWTLVWLTLVWLLLWGTVSVANVLSGLAVALLIVVLLPLPPVPVQGRLHPLSLLRLALHVTWWLMQSSVQVAWLAIRPGKPPLSAVLRGHLALKSDLVLALGVNIMNLTPGTIVLEIDQTRRLVYVHVLDVGSRRSVEQFYRQLAQLERLLIAAFERDSEWQPAAGESEEDGDDMTSERGAEADRA
- a CDS encoding Na(+)/H(+) antiporter subunit C; amino-acid sequence: MIVYLVPLIIIGGLTSCGVYLLLSRNLTRMLLGLLLVGNAVNLLILTVGGETGNPPIRGRTSGSERTTADPLAQGMILTAIVIAMGIAAFVLALTYRSFRLTTKEEVGNDPEDARVSKLSDSEAAAIDEDAPKHVPALDTDEPDELDALPGHDGSR
- the mnhG gene encoding monovalent cation/H(+) antiporter subunit G, translating into MNVQDVLAGVLVLAGSALALTAAIGVLRFPDTLTRMHAATKPQVLGLVLVLGGATIRLSGNVDVGMLVLTALFTLITAPVIAHRVGQLAYREQKVSDELTVDEMRDDNTEGAKREP
- a CDS encoding TetR/AcrR family transcriptional regulator, with the translated sequence MAPPRKHGTDAILDAARGLILAEGPRAASVAAIAKASGAPVGTLYHRFGNRDGVVTAVWLRALERFQVRAMAASGSEPMEVAVQMAVAALDFAQDCNEDARLLLAIRPGDLRDAEPAPDFTATLAAMNAPLTHRVAELARQLYGRGDARSVDAVTRAVVDLPYAVVRRHAHDAGMPPWVRADVAASVRALLTAFPLSAPSAADT
- a CDS encoding monovalent cation/H+ antiporter complex subunit F; the protein is MTIVWVLSGVMLVAAAAVTMIRLLLGPSTLDRLVAVDTLVAVTMCGIGTWAAFSLDTTVTYSLAALALISFVGSVSVARFRVPDAAGRDDT
- a CDS encoding Na+/H+ antiporter subunit A gives rise to the protein MLAILIAHAIAAAVAPALVWRWGRLAFYPLALVPAGSLVWVGLNWPESGRPAPTVDIPWVPELSMNITLRFDTLTAIMSVLVLGIGALVLFYCAEYFHHRDGHEENRLPSFAAELVAFSGAMFGLVVSDNMLLLYTFWELTTVLSFLLVGHYAERATSRRAAMQALLVTTAGGLAMLAGIVILGHSAGTYLLSELIADAPHGTAVAVGIVLVLVGALSKSAIVPFHFWLPGAMAAPTPVSAYLHAAAMVKAGVYLIARLTPGFADSPGWRPTVITLGVLTMLLAGWRAVRENDLKLILAFGTVSQLGFLTVMVGAGGRDLMLAGLAMLCAHALFKAALFMVVGVIDHSTGTRDIRRLAWLGNRMPGLFVIAAAAAASMAALPPFLGFVAKEADFETLAHSQSLGAWAPVVLAGVVTGSVFTTIYSLRFLWGAFARKGSHGPTILVANLHRPPAAFLAAPAVLAAAGLVFGLVPSRLDTTLDSYAATMPAAGADDGHYTLELWHGFGLPLLLSALVLAIGIGAFVSRERLRLAQLGSWLPLGNADRIYDAVIRGADVASVRLTAVTQRGSIPVTQSVILSTLVLFPVVVLAFGPRDHPQLRLWDSLVQPVVGLLILAAAVAATVMRNRLAAVLLVGITGYGCGAIFAFHGAPDLALTQFLVETLTLVIFVLVLRTLPAEAEESRRFRLPRVGLALAVGATVTALATFAMAARTGTPIADLLPDAAYDRGHGSNTVNVLLVDIRAWDTLGEISVLVVAATGVASLVFRHRRFGAAPRVADAGQPDIGALPAMAYSPAVGDTTWLRGSELRHPRNRSLVLEVATRLIFPLIMVLSVYFFFTGHNTPGGGFAGGLTAGLALVLRYLAGGRYELGETLPLDAGKILGAGLALSGGTAVGSMLLGAPALSSAVISLHLPLLGTVKFVTALFFDLGVYLIVLGLVLDVLRSLGARIDEELAAASRPALRARAL
- a CDS encoding Na+/H+ antiporter subunit D yields the protein MSTAAVLMPLPVLIPLVAAALTLIAGRKPRLQRLITLAALTGVLAVCAVLLYLTDRDGTQALHVGGWGPTEAGLGPLGITLVADRLSALMLVVSAIVLLAVVFYAIGQGIRDGDTHQPVSIFLPTYLVLSAGVCTAFLAGDLFNLYVGFEVLLSASFVLLTIGASKERVRAGISYVMVSMVSSLIFLIGLALIYAATGTLNMAELSLRLQDVNTGTRSAIFAVLLVAFGIKAAVFPLSSWLPDSYPTAPAPVTAVFAGLLTKVGVYAIIRAHSLLFPAGRLDDVLLVAALLTMLVGILGAIAQSDIKRLLSFTLVSHIGYMVFGIALSSRVAMSGAIYYVAHHIVVQTTLFLVVGLIERQAGASTLRRLGGLAAASPLLAFVFIVPALNLGGIPPFSGFIGKVALLQAGTANGSVLAWLLVAGSVVTSLLTLYVVSRVWTKAFWRSRVDAPEGALADSAPSVLLDDYSDDVAFDDRGDVGRMPVGMLVPTMALIAVGLSLTVAAGPIFGYTDRAANEVLDRSQYITAVLGSHR